The following DNA comes from Marinilactibacillus sp. Marseille-P9653.
AAGTTTACTACGCTGACAGTTGTTTCGGTAACTTTGTCTGCTGCAGAGCGTTGTATGGCTTGAGTAATTAAGTTTTTGGCTCTACGGTCAGCTTCTGATTTCGCTTTGTCTTCATATTGTTTGACCATGATTGCTAATTCACGAGATAATTCTTTTTCTGTTTGAGATAAAACGATTGATTTCGCTTCTTCTTGAGATAAAGCAGCAACAGCCAGTAATTTCTCTTGCTGTTCTGTAATTAAATCCTCAGCTACTTGCTCCAAGTCTTCAATCGCTTTTTGTCTACTTGTCAAACGATCTTCTCTACTTTGTAAAGAACTTTCTCTCTTATCAATCGTATTAGCTTTTCGTTCAAGATTGTCTTCTCTCTGGTCCAAACGATTTTCTTGACGTGCTACTTCAGAGCGTCTTTCTTTTAACTCCCATTCTACTTCTGTTCGATAAGAATGGATTTCCTCTTTGGCCTCTAACAACGCTTCTTTCTTCAAGGTTTCAGCTTCTTTGTTAGCATCTTCTACTATGTTCTCGGCTGTTTTTCTTGAATCAGCAAGTCTTTTTTCAAAGCTTTTTCTATTGAAATTAGCTCCTACGAAAAATCCGATGATTAAAGTAACGATAGCGAAGGCTACTGAGTATAAAAGAGTAGTCATTTGGTCACCTCCGTATCATTATTTAGTTTGCATTTAATTCATGTATAAAAAAGTCAGGTACTATTTATGTTAAGCAACGACCGTTTTCAATTACTGAGAACGTACGTCAGTTATAATAATGTGTTTATGATTAACATAATTGTGTAACAGACAATCTAATTTTAAAGGTCTTATGTCTATGTGTCAATACAGTTTGTAGAAAGAGAAGGATTTTAAACCTTTTTGTTGAAATATTGTTTAAAAGAACTTCATTATTACTCACTTCAATCAGCCTTAATTTTCTTTTTTCAGCACGATATAATCAAAATATAACCGAAAAGCACCACACAAATAAAGAATTTGTGTGGTGCTTTACTTCATTTTAGAAAGGATTAAACATCTAACGTTTCAGAGTCAGATTCTGTTTCACTTTCATTCCCTGTTTCTTCTGATCCGATAACATCGGGACTTTCTTCAAGTTTAATGACACCAGCGTCTCCGCTTAACTTGTTAACAAACTCGATATCTTCTTCACTACCAATATCGTAAGCAACACGAACTCGTTTTTCAATTTCGAGGCGCATTTCAGGGTGATCTGTAAGGTATTGTTTTGAGTTCTCACGACCCTGTCCAATTCTTTCTTCACCGTATGAGTACCACGCACCAGCTTTATCAATAATCTCAGCGTCAGAGCCCATATCTACTAGTTCTCCAACTTGAGAAATACCTTCACCGTACATAATATCTACTAAAGCTACTTTGAATGGCGGTGCAACCTTGTTTTTAACTACTTTAATTTTAGTTTTGTTACCTGTCATATCTTTACCAGACTTGATAGCTTCACTACGACGTACTTCTAATCTGACTGTCGCGTAGAACTTCAACGCACGTCCACCAGGAGTCGTTTCAGGGCTACCAAACATAACACCGACTTTTTCACGAATCTGATTGATAAACAGCGCAATTGTTTTGGTTTTATTAATTGATCCCGATAGTTTACGGAGAGCTTGTGACATCAAACGTGCTTGAAGACCAACGTGAGAAGCACCCATTTCTCCATCAATTTCTGCTCGAGGCACTAATGCTGCTACAGAGTCAATAACAACCATGTCCACTGCACCACTTGAAACAAGTGCATCTGCAATCTCTAATGCTTGTTCACCTGTATCTGGCTGAGAAAGTAATAACTCATCTATATCTACACCCAAGGCACGTGCATATTTAGGATCTAGTGCATGCTCAGCATCTATAAATGCCGCAATACCACCATTAGCTTGTATAGAAGCAATTGCATGTAAAGCAACTGTTGTTTTACCAGAACTCTCTGGTCCGTATACTTCGATAATACGTCCACGAGGGTATCCGCCTATACCTAATGCAACATCTAACGCAAGAGAACCACTTGGTACGGTTTTAACTTGAGTATCGATTTTTTCGCCCATTTTCATAATAGACCCTTTACCGAAATTTTTCTCAATCTTGCTTAGTGCTGCATCTAGTGCTTTTCTACGATCATCTGTCATTAATATATTCTCCTCCTATTGATTCAGGACTTAATTTTGATATACTTTTATGCTTACCACTACTATTTAACCTACACATTTAATGCTTTTTTATAGATCAATCATCTTGGGGATTTACTCTATTTATGGCAAACGTGCATTCTCTACTACTCTATTATTTTACTGTTTTTCTGAACAAAAAGCAAGCTTAAATCGAACATTTATTCGCAATAAGTATACTTTTCGTCTTATGCTCTTTCGTCTTTAGAATTCATGTAAAATACTTTTTCTTGTATTGTAAGACCCAATAATGATTGACGAACAAGATTTAAAGCGTTCAATACCGCAAGATTTCTGTTGTTGTCTCGGTCTCTTTTGAAGTGAAAGTGTTTTGCAAAAGTTGTTTGTCCTTTATGTGCAATTCCTATCCAGACAATTCCGGCTTCTTTACCTTCTAAAGGATGAGGACCTGCTACGCCGGTTAGAGATACTGCAATATCTGCATCGAATTTTTCTAGAGCTTTCTCAGCCATCTCTACTGCACACTCAGCACTCACCATACCATATGTGTCAATCGTTTCATTGGAGACGCTAAGAACCTGATGTTTCTTTTCAGAACTGTAAACAACGATTCCCCCGTCAAGTACTGAACTAGCCCCTTGTTCACTCGCAATACAACTTAAAAAGGCCCCTCCGGTCAAACTTTCAGCAGCAGTAATCTTTTTACTTTGTTCAAATAAAAGCGATTGAACAACGTAAGAAAGGGTATGATCACCATATCCGTAGATGT
Coding sequences within:
- the recA gene encoding recombinase RecA yields the protein MTDDRRKALDAALSKIEKNFGKGSIMKMGEKIDTQVKTVPSGSLALDVALGIGGYPRGRIIEVYGPESSGKTTVALHAIASIQANGGIAAFIDAEHALDPKYARALGVDIDELLLSQPDTGEQALEIADALVSSGAVDMVVIDSVAALVPRAEIDGEMGASHVGLQARLMSQALRKLSGSINKTKTIALFINQIREKVGVMFGSPETTPGGRALKFYATVRLEVRRSEAIKSGKDMTGNKTKIKVVKNKVAPPFKVALVDIMYGEGISQVGELVDMGSDAEIIDKAGAWYSYGEERIGQGRENSKQYLTDHPEMRLEIEKRVRVAYDIGSEEDIEFVNKLSGDAGVIKLEESPDVIGSEETGNESETESDSETLDV